From Virgibacillus natechei, the proteins below share one genomic window:
- a CDS encoding MerR family transcriptional regulator, with translation MTYSIGDVAKKLNLTVYTLRYYDKEGLMPFVERTPSGNRVFKESDVELLNVIECLKSSGMPIKDIKNFIEWLSEGDSTLQQRYDMFMERKTAVETQMEELQKTMDLIKHKCSYYKTALDAGTEDIHKNDKIGTAVFD, from the coding sequence ATGACATATTCGATCGGCGATGTTGCAAAGAAATTAAATCTCACTGTATATACGTTGCGTTATTACGACAAGGAGGGGCTTATGCCTTTTGTAGAACGCACACCAAGTGGAAACAGAGTATTTAAAGAATCTGATGTCGAATTGTTAAATGTCATTGAATGTTTGAAATCCAGCGGCATGCCGATTAAGGATATCAAGAACTTTATTGAATGGTTGTCGGAGGGAGATTCGACCTTACAGCAAAGGTATGACATGTTCATGGAGCGAAAAACTGCTGTAGAAACACAAATGGAGGAACTACAAAAGACAATGGATCTCATCAAACATAAATGCAGCTATTACAAGACTGCACTGGATGCAGGAACGGAAGATATTCATAAAAATGATAAAATAGGGACTGCTGTTTTTGATTAA
- a CDS encoding lactate racemase domain-containing protein, producing the protein MGILQELLQDIPVPKMAKVSQEFEPDKIDDLGSALQSELEKEHIKETVKPGMEIAVAVGSRGLDRLVEMTAVTVKFLQDLGAKPFIVPCMGSHGGATGDGQKAVLEHLGVTEESVNAEIRSSMEVIKVGELSNGLPVYIDEIASKADGIVVINRVKPHTAFRGPVESGIMKMISIGLGKQKGAEACHQLGFKHMAEYVPAMAKMTMEKMPIIFAVASVENPFDKVAKIEVLAPEEIEERETELQKLSKQLLPKLHFDKIDVLVIDEIGKNISGDGMDPNITGRYPTPYAYGGPDVTKMVVLDLTEETEGNANGVGTADFTTQRLVDKMDREATYANGLTSTVVTPTHIATTLPNDQQTIQAAIKTSNILDFNDVKMVRIKNTLELSEIEVSEGLLDHMKDHESIDQISDLYDLDFDNEGNLA; encoded by the coding sequence ATGGGTATTCTTCAAGAGCTCTTGCAAGACATTCCTGTTCCTAAAATGGCAAAGGTGAGTCAGGAATTTGAACCTGATAAGATAGATGACCTCGGCAGTGCGCTGCAATCTGAACTGGAAAAGGAACATATTAAAGAAACCGTTAAGCCGGGAATGGAAATTGCGGTGGCGGTTGGAAGCAGAGGCTTAGATCGTCTAGTTGAAATGACTGCTGTGACGGTTAAGTTTCTGCAGGATTTAGGTGCAAAACCGTTTATCGTGCCGTGTATGGGGAGCCATGGTGGAGCTACCGGTGATGGACAAAAAGCGGTGCTGGAACATTTGGGCGTAACCGAGGAAAGTGTAAACGCAGAGATCCGCTCTTCCATGGAAGTAATCAAAGTCGGGGAATTGTCGAATGGACTCCCTGTCTATATTGACGAAATTGCTTCGAAAGCAGATGGAATTGTCGTTATCAACCGAGTGAAGCCGCATACAGCTTTCCGTGGGCCGGTTGAAAGCGGAATTATGAAGATGATCAGTATTGGACTTGGCAAACAAAAAGGTGCCGAAGCATGCCATCAGCTTGGCTTTAAACATATGGCGGAATACGTTCCAGCAATGGCCAAAATGACGATGGAAAAAATGCCAATCATCTTTGCGGTAGCGTCTGTTGAGAATCCGTTTGATAAAGTGGCAAAAATAGAAGTACTGGCTCCTGAAGAAATCGAGGAAAGAGAAACAGAACTACAGAAGCTTTCCAAACAGCTATTACCGAAACTTCATTTTGATAAAATAGATGTCCTTGTCATTGATGAAATTGGCAAAAACATCAGCGGTGACGGCATGGATCCGAATATAACAGGACGCTATCCAACGCCTTATGCATATGGTGGACCAGATGTAACGAAAATGGTTGTGCTTGACCTAACGGAAGAAACAGAAGGAAATGCAAATGGTGTCGGAACAGCAGACTTCACCACGCAGCGTCTTGTGGACAAGATGGACCGGGAAGCGACGTATGCCAATGGGTTAACTTCAACGGTTGTAACACCGACACATATAGCCACAACGCTTCCAAACGATCAACAAACGATCCAGGCAGCCATTAAAACAAGTAATATTCTAGATTTTAATGATGTAAAAATGGTCCGGATTAAAAACACATTGGAACTAAGTGAAATTGAGGTATCAGAGGGACTGCTTGATCATATGAAGGATCATGAAAGCATTGACCAAATTTCAGACCTGTATGATCTAGATTTTGATAATGAAGGAAATTTAGCGTAA
- a CDS encoding SDR family oxidoreductase, with product MSNLFDLTGKTAVAVGGNSVLGGSIAKGLAAQGAQVAIIGRNMDKAEEVTKEIEAAGGVAKSFQADVSDLESIEKAAKDIEAWSGGWDIVLNAPGKNSSTPFMELDTDEWDDIMDVNLRGLVFTTQIFAKKMIEQERKGSIINISSVSSGPPLSKVFTYSASKAGVNNVTQFLANEFAPNGIRVNAIIPGFFPAEQNRKILSEDRIASIMGHTPLNRFGEPEELQGAAVYLASDKASGFVTGTLLRVDGGFGSMTI from the coding sequence ATGAGTAACTTATTCGATTTAACAGGAAAAACAGCAGTAGCAGTCGGTGGAAATAGTGTATTAGGTGGTTCCATCGCAAAAGGTTTGGCAGCACAGGGTGCACAAGTAGCTATTATCGGCCGTAATATGGATAAAGCGGAAGAAGTAACAAAGGAAATTGAAGCTGCTGGCGGTGTCGCAAAATCATTCCAAGCGGATGTCAGCGATCTTGAATCCATTGAAAAAGCAGCAAAAGATATTGAAGCATGGTCAGGCGGCTGGGACATTGTTCTAAATGCACCAGGTAAAAACAGCTCTACCCCGTTCATGGAATTAGATACAGATGAATGGGATGACATTATGGATGTAAACTTAAGAGGCCTTGTATTTACAACGCAAATTTTCGCGAAAAAAATGATTGAACAAGAACGAAAAGGCAGCATCATTAATATTTCATCTGTTTCATCAGGTCCGCCATTATCAAAAGTATTTACGTATTCTGCATCAAAAGCTGGCGTAAATAATGTGACACAATTCCTGGCAAACGAATTTGCTCCAAATGGAATTCGTGTAAATGCTATTATTCCAGGATTCTTCCCTGCAGAGCAAAATCGTAAAATCCTAAGTGAAGACCGGATTGCGTCCATCATGGGCCATACACCACTCAATCGTTTTGGTGAACCGGAAGAACTACAAGGAGCAGCTGTATACCTTGCTTCTGATAAAGCATCAGGTTTTGTAACAGGAACGCTGCTACGTGTAGATGGTGGATTTGGAAGTATGACAATATAG
- a CDS encoding gluconokinase, which translates to MMGRKLVAGLDLGTTSVKAVLFDLRGKLIAESEKMNTTYYPHAEWVEQDPHEIERSSVRAMKEVMEKADAEDDELLTVGISCAMHSIICVDERFEPLSNMLIWSDGRSSAQAEELLQSNGMDIYERTGTPIHPMSPLLKLRWMKETNDEAYQKATYFMSMKEFLLQKWFGKRVVDYAMASASGMLNVEALDWDEEALELAGVKREQLSQIVPPTEVLPALNPSIAEEIGIDPQIPFVIGAADGQLANLGSGAISPGEVAVSVGTSGAIRQFIKGAGVNEKHETFTYAFTDDTSIIGGATNNGGIALQWLKDLLDFTGSHDELTAEAEEVEIGSDGIIFLPYVNGERAPLWNQRAKGNFYGLSIGHKKEHLVRAVLEGITFNIYHIGKSLEEIAGKPKKISVNGGLTQSPLWVQIMADVFGQEIHLSDTHHNAAWGAAWTALVGIGNVQSFEAIKENMPVEKVIQPNMKNHEMYTEIYEKYEKISKELAVYFT; encoded by the coding sequence ATGATGGGAAGAAAATTAGTCGCCGGACTTGATCTCGGGACAACAAGTGTAAAAGCGGTTCTATTTGACCTTCGTGGAAAATTAATTGCTGAATCAGAAAAAATGAACACCACCTATTATCCGCATGCAGAATGGGTGGAGCAGGATCCTCATGAAATCGAGCGATCTTCGGTACGTGCAATGAAAGAAGTGATGGAGAAAGCAGATGCAGAAGATGATGAATTGTTAACGGTTGGTATCTCCTGTGCGATGCATTCGATTATTTGTGTGGATGAGCGTTTTGAACCTTTATCAAACATGCTCATCTGGTCTGATGGTAGAAGCAGCGCTCAGGCTGAAGAACTCCTGCAGTCAAATGGAATGGATATTTACGAACGAACAGGCACACCCATTCATCCGATGTCTCCACTGCTTAAACTCCGGTGGATGAAGGAAACGAATGATGAAGCTTATCAGAAAGCAACGTACTTCATGTCGATGAAAGAATTTTTGCTGCAAAAATGGTTCGGAAAACGTGTTGTTGATTACGCGATGGCATCCGCATCAGGGATGTTAAATGTAGAAGCATTGGATTGGGACGAGGAAGCGTTAGAGCTGGCGGGTGTAAAAAGGGAACAGTTATCGCAAATTGTTCCCCCTACAGAAGTGCTACCAGCTTTAAATCCTTCCATTGCAGAAGAGATTGGTATCGACCCACAAATTCCTTTTGTTATTGGTGCGGCTGATGGACAGCTGGCCAACCTAGGAAGTGGTGCAATTTCTCCTGGTGAAGTGGCTGTTTCGGTTGGCACAAGTGGTGCGATTAGACAATTTATTAAGGGAGCAGGTGTCAATGAAAAGCATGAGACGTTTACATACGCTTTCACGGACGATACATCGATAATAGGTGGCGCTACAAATAATGGTGGAATTGCTTTACAATGGTTAAAGGATCTATTAGATTTCACTGGAAGTCACGATGAACTGACTGCTGAAGCGGAGGAAGTCGAGATTGGATCTGATGGGATCATTTTCCTTCCGTATGTAAATGGAGAAAGAGCGCCATTGTGGAACCAGCGTGCGAAGGGTAATTTTTACGGATTAAGTATTGGCCATAAAAAAGAGCACTTAGTACGAGCGGTTCTTGAAGGAATAACGTTCAATATTTATCATATCGGAAAATCACTGGAAGAAATAGCTGGCAAACCTAAAAAAATTAGCGTCAATGGTGGACTGACCCAATCCCCACTATGGGTGCAAATCATGGCAGATGTATTTGGACAAGAGATACATCTTTCAGATACGCATCATAATGCAGCATGGGGAGCGGCGTGGACAGCTTTGGTAGGAATTGGAAATGTTCAATCCTTTGAAGCGATAAAAGAAAACATGCCAGTTGAAAAAGTAATTCAACCCAACATGAAGAATCATGAAATGTATACGGAAATCTATGAGAAGTATGAGAAGATCTCGAAGGAGTTAGCAGTTTACTTTACATGA
- the larB gene encoding nickel pincer cofactor biosynthesis protein LarB, whose amino-acid sequence MEDILKQVQDGTLSVEKAKKKLAGYEDLGFAKVDHQRKKRQGFPEIIYGEGKSPEQITAIIEAIKSQDNDVLATRIAKEKASVICEQHPELIYYDVPEILSWKQKPARVNESDGYIAVVCAGTSDLKVAEEVAVTAELLGRKVRRFYDVGVAGIHRLLDNAEEIQNATVSVVIAGMEGALPSVVGGLVAHPVIAVPTSVGYGANFQGLSALLAMLNSCASGISVVNIDNGFGGAYNAVLIDQLANKA is encoded by the coding sequence ATGGAAGATATTTTAAAGCAAGTCCAAGATGGTACATTATCGGTGGAAAAGGCAAAGAAAAAACTAGCTGGATATGAGGATTTAGGCTTTGCTAAAGTGGACCATCAGCGAAAAAAACGCCAGGGTTTTCCGGAGATTATTTATGGGGAAGGAAAGTCACCTGAACAAATTACCGCAATCATTGAAGCGATTAAGTCACAAGATAATGATGTATTAGCGACAAGAATAGCAAAGGAAAAGGCTTCCGTAATTTGTGAACAACACCCCGAATTGATTTATTACGATGTCCCGGAAATTTTGTCTTGGAAACAAAAACCTGCACGCGTCAACGAATCCGATGGTTATATCGCGGTTGTCTGTGCTGGCACTTCTGATTTAAAAGTAGCAGAAGAGGTTGCTGTTACGGCAGAGTTGTTGGGTCGTAAGGTTAGACGTTTTTATGATGTTGGTGTTGCGGGAATTCATCGTTTACTGGATAATGCCGAAGAAATCCAAAATGCCACTGTTTCTGTTGTTATAGCTGGTATGGAAGGCGCACTTCCTAGCGTTGTTGGTGGCCTTGTTGCGCATCCCGTAATAGCTGTTCCTACAAGCGTTGGATACGGTGCGAATTTCCAAGGATTGTCCGCCTTGCTGGCAATGTTAAATTCCTGTGCATCGGGGATTAGTGTTGTAAACATAGATAATGGCTTTGGCGGGGCTTATAATGCAGTGTTAATTGATCAGCTAGCAAATAAAGCATAG
- the larC gene encoding nickel insertion protein, whose translation MVSYPPPDNEHIDDQMIKMEVNLDDISGEWLGYVMDVLFEAGANDVFYTPIYMKKNRPGVLLQLLCPRKSMDKMKEILLKETTTFGIRYYPLTVHRMERNFVNVETEWGTVTVKQGIYNGEVFQRSPEFEDCKAIAEEFGVPLKVVYERVWREMG comes from the coding sequence ATGGTTTCCTATCCCCCTCCTGATAATGAGCATATTGATGATCAAATGATCAAAATGGAAGTGAATCTCGATGACATTTCCGGTGAATGGCTTGGCTATGTGATGGATGTCTTATTTGAAGCTGGAGCAAATGATGTATTCTATACGCCTATTTATATGAAAAAAAACAGACCGGGGGTTTTGCTTCAATTGCTTTGTCCCCGAAAAAGTATGGATAAAATGAAAGAAATCCTACTTAAAGAAACGACTACATTCGGCATTCGTTATTACCCCTTAACTGTCCACCGTATGGAACGAAATTTTGTCAACGTAGAGACAGAGTGGGGAACGGTTACGGTTAAACAAGGGATATATAATGGTGAGGTTTTTCAGCGTTCTCCGGAATTTGAGGATTGTAAGGCGATAGCGGAGGAGTTTGGGGTACC